Proteins encoded by one window of Vigna radiata var. radiata cultivar VC1973A chromosome 5, Vradiata_ver6, whole genome shotgun sequence:
- the LOC106762680 gene encoding NAD kinase 2, chloroplastic isoform X1, translating to MMARTVCTCHMVFSADRITPTVVSVFSGIDNIRLLPFRFQLRRNTHLLTAQLSNSFSNFGFHSHSQCLNSVQSHVPSRLPWMGPFPGDIAEVEAYCRIFRNSESLHSALVDALCNPITVECSVSYEVPSDEKRLLEDKIVSVLGCIVALVNSGRRDLLSGRSSIVTPFRAAEVGAMEDTLPPLALFRSEMKRCCESLHVALENYLVPGDDRNLDVWRKLQRLKNLCYDSGFPRGEDCPCPSLLANWSPVCLYTPIEDMESKESEAAFWTGGQVTEEGLKWLLNKGYKTIIDLREEDVKDSFYQAAVYDAISSGSIELVRIPVKDGTAPTMEQVERFASYVSNCSKRPIYLHSKEGIRRTSAMVSRWKQYITRTTSEFVSNQAVISNVVLSDSTNGSGKMEDSMIAEGSFQEKDTNLLREGATHGSAASFDSCNSLKTNNEKTKSNGGISQLTADSTASSQVTGASGEGSFPSFSSKINPLEAQIPPFDIFSKRDMSTFLGSRKMSKPSYFSYQVKRVECLPESRSFEPKIVGRAKSSNGSASMSNSHSAWTTINGYSEGEMNYRADANISTTVNSDIDNVNTNSQRTGDDKDKARLALRDEDLGLIEGDMCASSTGVVRVQSRKKAEMFLVRTDGYSCTRERVSESSLAFTHPSTQQQMLLWKSTPKTVLVLKKLGDHLMEEAREVASFLYHQEKMNVFVEPDVHDIFASIPGFGFVQTFYSQDTGDLHEKVDFVACLGGDGVILHASNLFRGAVPPVVSFNLGSLGFLTSHNFEDYKQDLQQIIHGNSAQDGVYITLRMRLRCEIFRKGKAAPGKVFDILNEVVVDRGSNPYLSKIECYEHGRLITKVQADGVIVATPTGSTAYSTAAGGSMVHPNVPCMLFTPICPHSLSFRPVILPDSAQLELKIPQDARSNAWVSFDGKRRQQLSRGDSVRISMSQYPLPTVNKFDQTGDWFHSLIRCLNWNERLDQKAL from the exons ATGATGGCTCGCACTGTCTGCACGTGCCACATGGTGTTCTCCGCCGACCGGATTACTCCGACCGTCGTGTCTGTGTTCTCTGGCATTGACAACATCAGACTGTTGCCTTTCCGCTTCCAACTTCGAAGGAACACACACCTCCTCACTGCTCAACTTTCCAATTCTTTCTCCAATTTCGGATTTCATTCTCACTCTCAG TGTTTGAATTCCGTTCAATCGCATGTTCCATCACGGTTGCCTTGGATGGGTCCATTTCCGGGTGATATTGCTGAAGTGGAGGCATATTGTAGGATATTTAGGAATTCTGAAAGCCTTCATTCTGCTTTAGTGGATGCCTTGTGTAACCCGATCACTGTCGAATGTAGTGTTTCCTATGAAGTTCCGTCTGACGAGAAACGGCTTCTAGAGGATAAAATAGTATCTGTCCTTGGATGCATTGTGGCCCTTGTGAATAGTGGGAGGCGGGATCTTCTTTCTGGAAGATCATCGATTGTGACTCCCTTTCGTGCTGCAGAGGTTGGTGCGATGGAGGATACACTTCCTCCACTTGCCCTTTTCAGGAGTGAGATGAAGAGGTGTTGTGAGAGCTTACATGTTGCTCTTGAGAACTATTTAGTTCCTGGTGATGATCGGAACTTGGATGTGTGGAGGAAACTTCAGAGACTGAAGAATCTGTGCTATGATTCTGGCTTTCCTCGTGGGGAGGATTGTCCATGTCCTTCGCTGCTTGCGAATTGGAGTCCTGTGTGTTTATACACTCCCATAGAGGACATGGAATCCAAAGAATCTGAAGCAGCTTTTTGGACAGGTGGGCAGGTAACGGAAGAAGGTCTAAAGTGGTTACTTAATAAAGGATATAAGACCATCATAGATCTCAGAGAAGAAGATGTAAAAGATAGCTTCTATCAAGCAGCTGTGTATGATGCTATTTCATCTGGAAGTATTGAGTTGGTCAGGATCCCTGTTAAAGATGGGACTGCACCTACGATGGAACAGGTTGAGAGGTTTGCATCTTATGTTTCAAATTGCAGTAAAAGACCAATTTATCTTCATAGCAAGGAAGGAATTCGGAGAACATCTGCCATGGTCTCTAGATGGAAGCAGTACATTACACGTACTACATCAGAGTTTGTTTCTAATCAAGCAGTTATTTCCAATGTCGTGTTATCAGATTCCACAAATGGATCTGGAAAAATGGAGGACTCAATGATTGCCGAGGGGTCCTTCCAGGAAAAGGATACCAATTTGCTGCGCGAGGGTGCAACACATGGTTCTGCTGCCTCATTTGACTCATGTAACTCTTTAAAGACgaataatgaaaaaacaaaaagcaatgGGGGCATAAGTCAACTTACTGCTGATAGTACGGCCTCATCACAAGTCACTGGTGCTTCTGGGGAAGGATCTTTTCCTAGTTTCTCAAGTAAAATTAACCCTTTAGAAGCTCAAATTCCtccttttgatattttttccaaaagGGATATGTCCACATTTTTGGGAAGTAGGAAGATGTCAAAACCCTCTTATTTCAGTTATCAGGTTAAAAGAGTGGAATGTCTGCCAGAGTCAAGGAGCTTTGAACCTAAAATTGTGGGCCGAGCGAAAAGTTCCAATGGGTCAGCGAGTATGAGTAATTCCCATTCTGCTTGGACAACAATTAATGGGTATAGTGAGGGGGAAATGAATTACAGGGCTGATGCCAATATCTCTACTACTGTGAACAGTGATATTGATAATGTAAATACTAACTCCCAAAGGACGGGAGATGATAAAGATAAGGCTAGGTTAGCCTTACGAGATGAAGACTTGGGGCTTATTGAAGGAGACATGTGTGCATCATCAACTGGGGTGGTAAGGGTGCAGTCGAGGAAGAAAGCAGAGATGTTCTTAGTACGAACGGATGGATATTCTTGTACAAGAGAGAGGGTGAGTGAATCCTCTTTGGCCTTTACTCATCCCAGCACCCAACAACAGATGCTATTATGGAAATCTACGCCAAAGACTGTTTTAGTGTTGAAAAAGCTAGGAGATCATCTCATGGAAGAAGCTAGAGAG GTTGCTTCTTTTCTGTATCACCAAGAGAAAATGAATGTATTTGTGGAACCAGATGTGCATGATATATTTGCAAGCATTCCTGGGTTTGGATTTGTCCAGACCTTCTATAGTCAGGATACTGG TGATCTACACGAGAAAGTGGACTTTGTAGCCTGTTTGGGGGGAGATGGTGTTATACTGCATGCTTCGAATCTGTTCAGAGGTGCTGTTCCCCCTGTTGTGTCATTTAACCTTGGTTCTCTTGGTTTCCTGACTTCCCATAAT TTTGAAGACTACAAGCAGGACTTACAACAAATTATCCATGGTAATAGTGCACAAGATGGAGTGTACATCACTCTAAGAATGCGTCTTCGATGTGAAATTTTTCGAAAGGGTAAAGCTGCACCAGGGAAAGTATTTGATATTCTCAATGAGGTTGTTGTTGATCGGGGTTCTAATCCATACCTGTCAAAGATCGAATGTTATGAACATGGTAGACTTATAACCAAG GTACAAGCTGATGGAGTCATTGTGGCCACCCCTACTGGAAGCACTGCCTATTCTACAGCTGCTGGAGGTTCCATG GTCCATCCAAATGTTCCGTGCATGTTGTTTACCCCAATCTGTCCACATTCGCTCTCATTTAGACCAGTCATACTTCCAGACTCTGCACAACTTGAATTGAAG ATTCCACAGGACGCAAGAAGCAATGCCTGGGTTTCATTTGATGGAAAGAGAAGGCAGCAACTTTCAAGAGGAGATTCGGTACGAATATCTATGAGTCAGTATCCACTTCCAACAGTTAACAAGTTTGATCAAACAGGTGATTGGTTTCATAGCTTAATTCGCTGCCTAAATTGGAATGAAAGGCTTGATCAAAAGGCTCTATAA
- the LOC106762680 gene encoding NAD kinase 2, chloroplastic isoform X2, whose protein sequence is MMARTVCTCHMVFSADRITPTVVSVFSGIDNIRLLPFRFQLRRNTHLLTAQLSNSFSNFGFHSHSQCLNSVQSHVPSRLPWMGPFPGDIAEVEAYCRIFRNSESLHSALVDALCNPITVECSVSYEVPSDEKRLLEDKIVSVLGCIVALVNSGRRDLLSGRSSIVTPFRAAEVGAMEDTLPPLALFRSEMKRCCESLHVALENYLVPGDDRNLDVWRKLQRLKNLCYDSGFPRGEDCPCPSLLANWSPVCLYTPIEDMESKESEAAFWTGGQVTEEGLKWLLNKGYKTIIDLREEDVKDSFYQAAVYDAISSGSIELVRIPVKDGTAPTMEQVERFASYVSNCSKRPIYLHSKEGIRRTSAMVSRWKQYITRTTSEFVSNQAVISNVVLSDSTNGSGKMEDSMIAEGSFQEKDTNLLREGATHGSAASFDSCNSLKTNNEKTKSNGGISQLTADSTASSQVTGASGEGSFPSFSSKINPLEAQIPPFDIFSKRDMSTFLGSRKMSKPSYFSYQVKRVECLPESRSFEPKIVGRAKSSNGSASMSNSHSAWTTINGYSEGEMNYRADANISTTVNSDIDNVNTNSQRTGDDKDKARLALRDEDLGLIEGDMCASSTGVVRVQSRKKAEMFLVRTDGYSCTRERVSESSLAFTHPSTQQQMLLWKSTPKTVLVLKKLGDHLMEEAREVASFLYHQEKMNVFVEPDVHDIFASIPGFGFVQTFYSQDTGDLHEKVDFVACLGGDGVILHASNLFRGAVPPVVSFNLGSLGFLTSHNFEDYKQDLQQIIHGNSAQDGVYITLRMRLRCEIFRKGKAAPGKVFDILNEVVVDRGSNPYLSKIECYEHGRLITKACLIMYKLMESLWPPLLEALPILQLLEVPWSIQMFRACCLPQSVHIRSHLDQSYFQTLHNLN, encoded by the exons ATGATGGCTCGCACTGTCTGCACGTGCCACATGGTGTTCTCCGCCGACCGGATTACTCCGACCGTCGTGTCTGTGTTCTCTGGCATTGACAACATCAGACTGTTGCCTTTCCGCTTCCAACTTCGAAGGAACACACACCTCCTCACTGCTCAACTTTCCAATTCTTTCTCCAATTTCGGATTTCATTCTCACTCTCAG TGTTTGAATTCCGTTCAATCGCATGTTCCATCACGGTTGCCTTGGATGGGTCCATTTCCGGGTGATATTGCTGAAGTGGAGGCATATTGTAGGATATTTAGGAATTCTGAAAGCCTTCATTCTGCTTTAGTGGATGCCTTGTGTAACCCGATCACTGTCGAATGTAGTGTTTCCTATGAAGTTCCGTCTGACGAGAAACGGCTTCTAGAGGATAAAATAGTATCTGTCCTTGGATGCATTGTGGCCCTTGTGAATAGTGGGAGGCGGGATCTTCTTTCTGGAAGATCATCGATTGTGACTCCCTTTCGTGCTGCAGAGGTTGGTGCGATGGAGGATACACTTCCTCCACTTGCCCTTTTCAGGAGTGAGATGAAGAGGTGTTGTGAGAGCTTACATGTTGCTCTTGAGAACTATTTAGTTCCTGGTGATGATCGGAACTTGGATGTGTGGAGGAAACTTCAGAGACTGAAGAATCTGTGCTATGATTCTGGCTTTCCTCGTGGGGAGGATTGTCCATGTCCTTCGCTGCTTGCGAATTGGAGTCCTGTGTGTTTATACACTCCCATAGAGGACATGGAATCCAAAGAATCTGAAGCAGCTTTTTGGACAGGTGGGCAGGTAACGGAAGAAGGTCTAAAGTGGTTACTTAATAAAGGATATAAGACCATCATAGATCTCAGAGAAGAAGATGTAAAAGATAGCTTCTATCAAGCAGCTGTGTATGATGCTATTTCATCTGGAAGTATTGAGTTGGTCAGGATCCCTGTTAAAGATGGGACTGCACCTACGATGGAACAGGTTGAGAGGTTTGCATCTTATGTTTCAAATTGCAGTAAAAGACCAATTTATCTTCATAGCAAGGAAGGAATTCGGAGAACATCTGCCATGGTCTCTAGATGGAAGCAGTACATTACACGTACTACATCAGAGTTTGTTTCTAATCAAGCAGTTATTTCCAATGTCGTGTTATCAGATTCCACAAATGGATCTGGAAAAATGGAGGACTCAATGATTGCCGAGGGGTCCTTCCAGGAAAAGGATACCAATTTGCTGCGCGAGGGTGCAACACATGGTTCTGCTGCCTCATTTGACTCATGTAACTCTTTAAAGACgaataatgaaaaaacaaaaagcaatgGGGGCATAAGTCAACTTACTGCTGATAGTACGGCCTCATCACAAGTCACTGGTGCTTCTGGGGAAGGATCTTTTCCTAGTTTCTCAAGTAAAATTAACCCTTTAGAAGCTCAAATTCCtccttttgatattttttccaaaagGGATATGTCCACATTTTTGGGAAGTAGGAAGATGTCAAAACCCTCTTATTTCAGTTATCAGGTTAAAAGAGTGGAATGTCTGCCAGAGTCAAGGAGCTTTGAACCTAAAATTGTGGGCCGAGCGAAAAGTTCCAATGGGTCAGCGAGTATGAGTAATTCCCATTCTGCTTGGACAACAATTAATGGGTATAGTGAGGGGGAAATGAATTACAGGGCTGATGCCAATATCTCTACTACTGTGAACAGTGATATTGATAATGTAAATACTAACTCCCAAAGGACGGGAGATGATAAAGATAAGGCTAGGTTAGCCTTACGAGATGAAGACTTGGGGCTTATTGAAGGAGACATGTGTGCATCATCAACTGGGGTGGTAAGGGTGCAGTCGAGGAAGAAAGCAGAGATGTTCTTAGTACGAACGGATGGATATTCTTGTACAAGAGAGAGGGTGAGTGAATCCTCTTTGGCCTTTACTCATCCCAGCACCCAACAACAGATGCTATTATGGAAATCTACGCCAAAGACTGTTTTAGTGTTGAAAAAGCTAGGAGATCATCTCATGGAAGAAGCTAGAGAG GTTGCTTCTTTTCTGTATCACCAAGAGAAAATGAATGTATTTGTGGAACCAGATGTGCATGATATATTTGCAAGCATTCCTGGGTTTGGATTTGTCCAGACCTTCTATAGTCAGGATACTGG TGATCTACACGAGAAAGTGGACTTTGTAGCCTGTTTGGGGGGAGATGGTGTTATACTGCATGCTTCGAATCTGTTCAGAGGTGCTGTTCCCCCTGTTGTGTCATTTAACCTTGGTTCTCTTGGTTTCCTGACTTCCCATAAT TTTGAAGACTACAAGCAGGACTTACAACAAATTATCCATGGTAATAGTGCACAAGATGGAGTGTACATCACTCTAAGAATGCGTCTTCGATGTGAAATTTTTCGAAAGGGTAAAGCTGCACCAGGGAAAGTATTTGATATTCTCAATGAGGTTGTTGTTGATCGGGGTTCTAATCCATACCTGTCAAAGATCGAATGTTATGAACATGGTAGACTTATAACCAAGGCATGTTTGATTAT GTACAAGCTGATGGAGTCATTGTGGCCACCCCTACTGGAAGCACTGCCTATTCTACAGCTGCTGGAGGTTCCATG GTCCATCCAAATGTTCCGTGCATGTTGTTTACCCCAATCTGTCCACATTCGCTCTCATTTAGACCAGTCATACTTCCAGACTCTGCACAACTTGAATTGA
- the LOC106762735 gene encoding 1-aminocyclopropane-1-carboxylate oxidase 5 — MAIPVIDFSKLNGEERAKTMAQIANGCEEWGFFQLINHGIPEELLERVKKVASEFYKLEREENFKKSTSVKLLSDLAEKKDSEKQEYVDWEDVITLLDDNEWPEKTPGFRETMAEYRRELKKLAERMMEVMDENLGLPKGYIKKALNGGDGEGAFFGTKVSHYPPCPHPELVKGLRAHTDAGGVILLFQDDKVGGLQMLKDGQWIDVQPLPNAIVINTGDQIEVLSNGRYKSCWHRVLATPDGNRRSIASFYNPSFKATICPAPQLLEKQDQQLDDTYPKFLFGDYMSVYAEQKFLPKEPRFRAVRAM; from the exons ATGGCAATTCCAGTGATTGATTTTTCAAAGCTGAATGGAGAAGAAAGAGCCAAAACTATGGCTCAGATTGCTAATGGCTGTGAAGAGTGGGGATTTTTTCAG TTGATCAACCATGGCATTCCAGAGGAACTCCTTGAGAGGGTGAAGAAGGTTGCCTCTGAGTTTTATAAGCTGGAAAGAGAGGAGAATTTCAAGAAGTCGACATCAGTGAAGCTACTAAGTGATTTAGCTGAAAAGAAGGACAGTGAAAAGCAGGAGTATGTGGATTGGGAGGACGTTATCACTCTCCTTGATGATAACGAGTGGCCAGAAAAAACACCAGGCTTCAG GGAAACCATGGCGGAATATCGGCGTGAGTTGAAGAAATTGGCAGAGAGGATGATGGAGGTGATGGATGAGAATCTGGGGTTACCCAAAGGATACATCAAGAAGGCACTGAATGGTGGAGATGGAGAGGGTGCATTCTTTGGCACCAAGGTGAGCCATTACCCTCCATGTCCCCATCCAGAGCTAGTGAAAGGTCTGCGAGCTCACACTGATGCAGGAGGTGTTATCCTTCTCTTCCAAGATGACAAGGTTGGTGGCCTCCAGATGCTCAAAGATGGGCAATGGATTGATGTGCAACCTCTGCCAAATGCCATTGTGATCAACACCGGTGATCAGATTGAGGTCCTGAGCAATGGAAGATACAAGAGTTGTTGGCACAGGGTTCTGGCCACTCCAGATGGGAACAGAAGATCAATTGCCTCCTTCTATAACCCATCATTCAAGGCCACCATATGTCCTGCACCTCAACTCCTGGAAAAACAAGACCAACAACTGGATGACACTTATCCTAAGTTTCTTTTTGGTGACTACATGTCTGTCTATGCTGAGCAGAAGTTCCTTCCCAAGGAACCAAGGTTCCGAGCTGTTAGGGCCATGTGA